NNNNNNNNNNNNNNNNNNNNNNNNNNNNNNNNNNNNNNNNNNNNNNNNNNNNNNNNNNNNNNNNNNNNNNNNNNNNNNNNNNNNNNNNNNNNNNNNNNNNNNNNNNNNNNNNNNNNNNNNNNNNNNNNNNNNNNNNNNNNNNNNNNNNNNNNNNNNNNNNNNNNNNNNNNNNNNNNNNNNNNNNNNNNNNNNNNNNNNNNNNNNNNNNNNNNNNNNNNNNNNNNNNNNNNNNNNNNNNNNNNNNNNNNNNNNNNNNNNNNNNNNNNNNNNNNNNNNNNNNNNNNNNNNNNNNNNNNNNNNNNNNNNNNNNNNNNNNNNNNNNNNNNNNNNNNNNNNNNNNNNNNNNNNNNNNNNNNNNNNNNNNNNNNNNNNNNNNNNNNNNNNNNNNNNNNNNNNNNNNNNNNNNNNNNNNNNNNNNNNNNNNNNNNNNNNNNNNNNNNNNNNNNNNNNNNNNTTTCTGGATTCTATAGGCATCTGaattcacacacgcacacacacacacacacacacacacacacacacacacacacacacacacacacacacgatttacAAAAGATTCAAATATGCATGAGACCAAGTTAATTAGTGTCCATGTTCTCATCATTTATCTTCCaaataactggatgctgaaagTTTATATTATTAATACTGTTCAAAAAGTATTTTGTTCCTGGCATATCTAAAAGGCAGAAACATGACTTCTTATCTATTAGTTGTAGACCCCCTGAAGCTCAGGACAGTGGTCTCAATCTGATCCTGTTCTTCCTGAGTCTTAGTTACATTAGAAAAATCTCTTCCCTCCTAGCAGTGAGCAGCTTGAGCCGGTGTGATGGAAGGAAACAGGACCCAAGTGACTGAGTTTGTTCTCAGAGGAATAACAGATCGTCCAGAGCTGCATGTCCCCCTGTTCCTGGTGTTCTTCTTCATCTATGTCATCACCATGGTGGGCAACCTTGGCTTAATCTTTCTCATCTGGAAGGACACCCATCTTCACACTCCTATGTACCTTTTCCTTGGAAATTTAGCCTTTGCTGATGCCtgttcttcatcctctgtgaCTCCAAAGATGCTCATGAAATTCTTAGACAAGAATGACATGATATCCCTGAGTGAGTGTTTctcccaattttatttttttttgtacaagTGCCACTGCAGAATTTTTCCTCCTGGTAGcgatggcctatgaccgctatgtagCCATTTGCAACCCTCTGCTCTATCTAGTGGTGATGTCCAACAGACTCTGTGTTCAGTTCATAAGTGTGTCATATCTAATTGGACTTCTGCATGCCTTACTTCATGTAGGATTGCTATTTAGGTTAACTTTTTGTAGTTCCAATGTAATAGATCATTTCTACTGTGATGTTTTGCCACTCTATACAATTTCTTGCACTGACCCATCCATTAATGAACtggtcattttcatttttgctatATTTATACAAGCGAGTACCTTTATGAGCATTATAGTTTCTTATATCCGTGTGCTTTTTGCCATCCTGAAGACAAAGTCTAAGAAGGGCAGAAGCAAAGCCTTCTCCACCTGCAGTGCCCATCTGATGTCTGTCTCTTTGTTCTATGGCACCCTCTTTATCATATATGTGCTCTCCGGATCTGACGCAAACAATTACCAGGGTAAAATGTATTCAATGTTCTATACTGTTATTCCTCTGCTAAACCCCTTTATTTACAGCCTACGAAATAAAGAAGTTTTATGTGCCTTGAGAAAACTCACAAAATGATGACTGTTTTCTGAAAACTTCAAGGTGTTTCCTTTTATCAGATTCTCTCTGTTAAGTTCGTCATAATATTTGGCCTTGTACTTTGCACACAATAAGGATGTTTTACATAATgttaaggaaaacaataaaatgcaGACTAAaatgccattattattattattataaaaatagtgAGGTCTTTAAGGAAAGATAGAGAATGAATTGTTTCTGAATTCATTCAAAGGAGAACATGAATTAGCACAAATTATATTCTTCATATTTAATAAATTCTTTTCCTAACgcatgtgtttgtatttttttaaacaaattccaGATGTGTGGATTCTATGTCTGCTTTTCATTTACTgattatgtttgttttctgtctgtatGCATTGCACATGATCAGAAGTATTACCCACTGTCCCCTCTCAGCCTAATCCCTGCCCTTGCTCATTCTCTTCCTACTTTCAAGTCTTAGTTTATGCAGGCATCCTCCACTGTCCctacctgcaggacatcaacctggggcaagagagtcagggataggaaatggggacaagaaatgcagaaagaacgaccacaggac
This genomic stretch from Cricetulus griseus strain 17A/GY chromosome 4, alternate assembly CriGri-PICRH-1.0, whole genome shotgun sequence harbors:
- the LOC100774217 gene encoding LOW QUALITY PROTEIN: olfactory receptor 5AC1-like (The sequence of the model RefSeq protein was modified relative to this genomic sequence to represent the inferred CDS: deleted 1 base in 1 codon); protein product: MEGNRTQVTEFVLRGITDRPELHVPLFLVFFFIYVITMVGNLGLIFLIWKDTHLHTPMYLFLGNLAFADACSSSSVTPKMLMKFLDKNDMISLSECFSQFYFFCTSATAEFFLLVAMAYDRYVAICNPLLYLVVMSNRLCVQFISVSYLIGLLHALLHVGLLFRLTFCSSNVIDHFYCDVLPLYTISCTDPSINELVIFIFAIFIQASTFMSIIVSYIRVLFAILKTKSKKGRSKAFSTCSAHLMSVSLFYGTLFIIYVLSGSDANNYQGKMYSMFYTVIPLLNPFIYSLRNKEVLCALRKLTK